One window of Curtobacterium sp. 458 genomic DNA carries:
- a CDS encoding NAD(P)-dependent oxidoreductase, whose protein sequence is MATLLITGAAGRIGTALRPRLTAAGHDLVLLDTRRPEPAVGDRERFVEGDVNDRSALAAALPGVDTIVHLAGIPTEDEWDTLVAANVTGTKNLFEAAVAARVRRVVQASSIHAVGRVPEEGTAPASVPGDRLPRPDLYYGFTKAAMELLGSLFADRYDMSVVSARIGAFGERPSSRRALLMWSSPDDLARLVQATVDLREPGHHVVWAVSRNTGSPADLSAGEAIGFHPADDASAVLDADQRAALPEEDIRFLGGGMADLPLGRRSS, encoded by the coding sequence ATGGCGACGCTGCTCATCACCGGAGCGGCCGGACGCATCGGGACGGCCCTCCGCCCGAGGCTCACGGCCGCCGGACACGACCTCGTCCTGCTCGACACCCGCCGCCCGGAGCCGGCGGTCGGGGACCGCGAGCGCTTCGTCGAGGGGGACGTGAACGACCGCTCCGCCCTCGCGGCCGCCCTGCCCGGCGTCGACACGATCGTGCACCTGGCCGGGATCCCGACCGAGGACGAGTGGGACACCCTCGTCGCCGCGAACGTCACGGGCACCAAGAACCTGTTCGAGGCCGCCGTGGCAGCCCGGGTACGACGGGTCGTCCAGGCGAGCTCGATCCACGCGGTCGGTCGGGTCCCCGAGGAGGGCACCGCCCCGGCGAGCGTCCCGGGCGACCGGCTCCCGCGTCCCGACCTGTACTACGGGTTCACCAAGGCCGCGATGGAGCTCCTCGGCAGCCTGTTCGCCGACCGGTACGACATGTCGGTCGTCTCGGCCCGCATCGGCGCCTTCGGCGAGCGCCCGAGCAGCCGGCGGGCGCTGCTGATGTGGAGTTCGCCGGACGACCTGGCGCGGCTCGTGCAGGCGACGGTCGACCTCCGGGAGCCGGGCCACCACGTCGTGTGGGCGGTCTCGCGGAACACCGGGTCCCCCGCCGACCTGTCCGCCGGCGAGGCGATCGGCTTCCATCCCGCGGACGACGCCTCGGCCGTGCTCGACGCGGACCAGCGTGCGGCCCTGCCGGAGGAGGACATCCGGTTCCTCGGCGGCGGCATGGCGGACCTGCCGCTCGGTCGTCGGTCGAGCTGA
- a CDS encoding LacI family DNA-binding transcriptional regulator: protein MPIMGDGKPAGGKPATIYDVAARAGVSKSLVSLVLQRSPRVSDQRRTAVLQAIQELDYRPSTAAVALAGTRSRTIGVVLDDFRNQWFVDLLTGLRESLQDQGHRLVVADRFLNTGLDASPVEGFLSMRVEGIVIAGEPETDLAVPASMPLVIAGGRVAIPRADTVANDDRTGGAIAADHLLDLGHTRIGFVGARSAASDERRTGLEARVASAGSGASVVSAVLPGEPTEDAGVRAVGVLLDEHPDVTAVFAANDVMALGALSGLAERGLRVPEDVSVIGYDDTPVAATRYVGLTSIDDRSVEIGRGAGERLLARIADPDAPAREILVEPRLVARRTTARR from the coding sequence ATGCCGATCATGGGCGACGGCAAGCCAGCCGGCGGCAAGCCGGCGACCATCTACGACGTCGCGGCACGCGCCGGTGTCTCCAAGTCGCTCGTCTCGCTCGTCCTGCAACGCTCCCCGCGGGTGAGCGACCAGCGCCGAACGGCGGTGCTGCAGGCCATCCAGGAGCTCGACTACCGCCCGTCAACGGCCGCCGTCGCCCTCGCGGGGACACGCTCACGCACGATCGGGGTGGTGCTCGACGACTTCCGGAACCAGTGGTTCGTCGACCTCCTCACCGGCCTCCGCGAGTCGCTGCAGGACCAGGGGCACCGGCTCGTCGTCGCCGACCGGTTCCTCAACACCGGTCTGGACGCCTCGCCCGTCGAGGGCTTCCTCTCGATGCGCGTCGAGGGCATCGTGATCGCCGGCGAGCCCGAGACGGACCTGGCGGTCCCCGCGTCCATGCCGCTGGTCATCGCGGGCGGACGGGTCGCGATCCCGCGCGCCGACACGGTCGCGAACGACGACCGCACCGGCGGCGCGATCGCCGCCGACCACCTGCTCGACCTCGGGCACACGCGCATCGGCTTCGTCGGGGCGCGTTCCGCCGCCTCCGACGAACGACGGACCGGCCTGGAGGCACGGGTCGCCTCCGCCGGGTCCGGCGCCTCCGTCGTCAGTGCGGTCCTCCCCGGTGAGCCCACCGAGGACGCCGGCGTCCGTGCCGTCGGGGTCCTCCTCGACGAGCACCCCGACGTCACGGCGGTTTTCGCCGCGAACGACGTGATGGCCCTCGGGGCGCTCTCGGGCCTCGCCGAGCGGGGCCTGCGGGTGCCCGAGGACGTCTCGGTCATCGGGTACGACGACACCCCGGTCGCCGCCACCCGCTACGTCGGCCTGACGAGCATCGACGACCGGAGCGTCGAGATCGGCCGGGGTGCTGGTGAGCGGTTGCTCGCCCGCATCGCGGACCCGGACGCGCCGGCACGGGAGATCCTCGTCGAGCCGCGGCTCGTCGCGCGGCGCACGACCGCACGACGCTGA
- a CDS encoding BCCT family transporter — MATPHPTTTPRLKRWVFWPAAVVVLGFVAWTLVAPASAEGAFDTLQDAIVQNFSWYYVLVAAFFVAFSIFVGFSKFGDIKLGKDRDEPEFSTGSWFALLFAAGMGIGLVFYGVSEPLSHFADPRPGVTGNEASLAQQAMTQTFLHWGLHAWAIYVVLGLALAYAIHRRGRPVSIRWALEPLLGARVKGGWGNTIDVVALIGTLFGVATSLGLGVLQIGAGLESAGIAESTTVSQIAIIAVITALTIVSLVTGVTKGMKILSNFNLLLAAALLLFILVVGPTQYLLRDFVQSIGAYLQDLVGLSFTVSAQQGAAGEAWQAAWTTFYWGWWMSWAPFVGIFIARISKGRTVRQFVFGVLLVPTALTMLWFAVLGGAAVHQQVNGGGLVGSDGSVDVEGSLFTLLGDLPAGTVLTFGAILLIGVFFVTSSDSGSLVMAMLASGGDIEPKNWLRVFFAGVTALLAIALLLTGGLNALKTAAITTALPFSIVLLLTCWSTVIAFTRERRAYDRAERALLLERVGEYYGLEVDAPAERGVQTGLGRPWRVIRQRLRPTRGTARPEVAHEPDPPVSTAAVSPDPALDPRLDVAVARDEGTTADR; from the coding sequence ATGGCGACTCCTCACCCCACCACGACCCCGCGACTGAAGCGCTGGGTGTTCTGGCCGGCAGCGGTCGTCGTCCTGGGCTTCGTGGCGTGGACCCTCGTCGCCCCGGCATCGGCAGAGGGCGCCTTCGACACACTGCAGGACGCGATCGTCCAGAACTTCAGCTGGTACTACGTCCTCGTGGCGGCCTTCTTCGTCGCGTTCAGCATCTTCGTCGGCTTCAGCAAGTTCGGCGACATCAAGCTCGGGAAGGACCGCGACGAACCGGAGTTCTCGACCGGCTCGTGGTTCGCGCTGCTCTTCGCGGCCGGCATGGGGATCGGTCTCGTCTTCTACGGCGTCTCCGAGCCGCTGAGCCACTTCGCGGACCCGCGCCCCGGCGTCACCGGGAACGAGGCGTCGCTCGCCCAGCAGGCGATGACGCAGACCTTCCTGCACTGGGGCCTGCACGCCTGGGCGATCTACGTCGTGCTCGGGCTGGCGCTCGCGTACGCGATCCACCGCCGCGGGCGCCCGGTCTCGATCCGGTGGGCCCTCGAGCCGCTCCTCGGGGCCCGCGTCAAGGGCGGGTGGGGCAACACCATCGACGTCGTCGCCCTGATCGGGACCCTGTTCGGCGTCGCGACCTCACTCGGTCTCGGCGTCCTCCAGATCGGTGCCGGCCTCGAGAGCGCCGGCATCGCCGAGAGCACCACGGTCAGCCAGATCGCCATCATCGCCGTGATCACCGCGCTCACGATCGTCTCGCTCGTCACCGGCGTGACGAAGGGCATGAAGATCCTGTCGAACTTCAACCTGCTCCTCGCGGCCGCGCTGCTGCTGTTCATCCTCGTCGTCGGCCCGACGCAGTACCTCCTCCGTGACTTCGTGCAGTCGATCGGCGCGTACCTGCAGGACCTCGTCGGGCTCTCCTTCACCGTGAGCGCGCAGCAGGGCGCGGCCGGCGAGGCCTGGCAGGCGGCCTGGACCACGTTCTACTGGGGCTGGTGGATGTCCTGGGCGCCGTTCGTGGGCATCTTCATCGCCCGCATCTCGAAGGGCCGCACGGTGCGGCAGTTCGTGTTCGGCGTCCTGCTCGTGCCGACCGCGCTCACGATGCTCTGGTTCGCCGTGCTCGGCGGGGCCGCCGTCCACCAGCAGGTGAACGGCGGGGGCCTGGTCGGCAGCGACGGCTCGGTCGACGTCGAGGGGTCGCTGTTCACCCTGCTCGGGGACCTGCCTGCAGGGACCGTCCTGACGTTCGGCGCGATCCTCCTCATCGGCGTCTTCTTCGTGACCTCGTCGGACTCCGGGTCGCTCGTGATGGCCATGCTCGCCTCCGGTGGGGACATCGAGCCGAAGAACTGGCTCCGGGTGTTCTTCGCGGGCGTGACCGCACTGCTCGCCATCGCGCTCCTGCTCACCGGCGGCCTCAACGCCCTGAAGACGGCGGCGATCACGACCGCACTCCCGTTCAGCATCGTGCTCCTGCTCACCTGCTGGTCGACCGTCATCGCGTTCACCCGCGAACGCCGGGCGTACGACCGGGCGGAACGGGCGCTGCTCCTGGAACGCGTCGGCGAGTACTACGGCCTCGAGGTCGACGCACCCGCGGAGCGCGGCGTCCAGACCGGGCTCGGTCGACCGTGGCGGGTCATCCGGCAGCGGCTCCGCCCGACCCGGGGCACGGCACGGCCGGAGGTCGCGCACGAGCCGGACCCGCCGGTGAGCACCGCCGCGGTGTCCCCGGACCCGGCACTCGACCCGCGGCTCGACGTGGCGGTCGCCCGCGACGAGGGCACGACCGCGGACCGCTGA
- a CDS encoding GAF domain-containing SpoIIE family protein phosphatase, which yields MEDEGRTSARAALVAALDVVGAAPSERFERIVRVAREVFDVPLSYVNVLDDDLLHTLTPNVPDEIVSGPIGWSFCQLTIRQVEPTVICDTTADPRTAGLPGVTNRGIRFYAGVPLTMPGGMPVGTLCLMDTRPRDFSLADEAALIDFGRWAERALGQGLHHDRLQDVVAALTPAPLGVGDLHVSATSVPYGDTSGDLHDWSTDGQHLTVTLADVMGKEQPAAILAAGIRSALRQHRDRAPEDAVRAVEPAVAEDLVAASAFATLFHARVALGTGAVEAVDAGHGLVVHLGADGRHRMLRSHDLPLGLHPVGAARSVTTVTLAPGDALLVASDGALDLGDGTIDTLSELTRTFERTRDHHAFLETVRLRAAERAEDDVTVVLLTRDA from the coding sequence ATGGAGGACGAGGGCCGGACGTCGGCACGTGCCGCACTGGTGGCGGCGCTCGACGTCGTGGGAGCGGCGCCGTCCGAGCGGTTCGAACGGATCGTCCGCGTCGCCCGGGAGGTCTTCGACGTCCCGTTGTCCTACGTCAACGTCCTCGACGACGACCTGCTGCACACCCTGACGCCGAACGTGCCCGACGAGATCGTGTCCGGACCCATCGGTTGGTCGTTCTGTCAGCTGACGATCCGGCAGGTCGAACCGACGGTCATCTGCGACACGACCGCCGACCCACGGACGGCCGGACTGCCCGGGGTGACGAACCGCGGCATCCGCTTCTACGCCGGCGTCCCGCTGACGATGCCGGGTGGCATGCCCGTCGGGACGCTCTGCCTCATGGACACGCGGCCGCGGGACTTCTCGCTCGCCGACGAGGCCGCGCTGATCGACTTCGGCCGCTGGGCGGAACGCGCCCTCGGCCAGGGCCTCCACCACGACCGGTTGCAGGACGTCGTGGCCGCACTGACGCCCGCTCCGCTCGGGGTCGGCGACCTGCACGTCTCCGCGACCTCGGTACCGTACGGCGACACGAGCGGGGACCTGCACGACTGGTCGACCGACGGGCAGCACCTCACCGTGACGCTCGCCGACGTGATGGGCAAGGAGCAGCCCGCGGCGATCCTCGCTGCCGGGATCCGTTCGGCGCTCCGACAGCACCGCGACCGTGCACCCGAGGACGCCGTGCGGGCCGTCGAGCCGGCGGTCGCGGAGGACCTCGTCGCCGCGAGCGCGTTCGCCACGCTGTTCCACGCCCGGGTCGCCCTCGGCACGGGAGCGGTCGAGGCGGTCGACGCCGGACACGGACTCGTCGTGCACCTCGGCGCCGACGGCCGGCACCGGATGCTGCGCTCGCACGACCTGCCGCTCGGCCTGCACCCGGTCGGCGCCGCGCGGTCGGTCACGACCGTCACGCTGGCCCCCGGTGACGCACTCCTCGTGGCGAGCGACGGCGCACTCGACCTCGGCGACGGCACGATCGACACCCTGTCCGAGCTCACGCGCACGTTCGAGCGCACGCGGGACCACCACGCGTTCCTCGAGACCGTGCGACTCCGCGCCGCCGAGCGTGCGGAGGACGACGTGACCGTGGTGCTGCTGACCCGCGACGCCTGA
- a CDS encoding SDR family oxidoreductase, whose protein sequence is MDLGLRGRTAFISGSTAGIGYAVAAALAAEGVDVTINGRSPDRVAAAVERLAAAAPDVRVAGIAADFADAAAVDRLLDELGEVDVLVANVGVFGLDRFEDVGDDDWQRYLDVNLMSAVRSARRLLPGMLDRGHGRIVLVSSESGVDVPGDMVPYGVTKAGLVALGNGLAKRTRGTSVTVNTVLGGPTWSDGVAAAVTSVAAAQAAPVATVRDAIIGQNTTSLLGRFIEPSEIADLVVWLASPRASATTGAALRADGGVLTTML, encoded by the coding sequence ATGGACCTCGGACTGCGCGGCCGGACCGCGTTCATCAGCGGCTCGACGGCGGGCATCGGCTACGCCGTCGCAGCAGCGTTGGCAGCGGAGGGCGTCGACGTCACCATCAACGGCCGGTCGCCGGACCGTGTCGCCGCGGCGGTGGAGCGGCTCGCAGCAGCGGCACCCGACGTCCGGGTCGCCGGCATCGCGGCGGACTTCGCCGACGCGGCGGCCGTCGACCGTCTCCTCGACGAACTCGGCGAGGTCGACGTCCTGGTCGCGAACGTCGGCGTGTTCGGCCTCGACCGCTTCGAGGACGTCGGCGACGACGACTGGCAGCGCTACCTCGACGTCAACCTGATGAGCGCCGTCCGGTCGGCCAGGAGGCTGCTCCCCGGGATGCTCGACCGTGGGCACGGGCGGATCGTGCTCGTCAGCAGCGAGTCGGGTGTCGACGTGCCCGGCGACATGGTCCCGTACGGCGTCACGAAGGCCGGCCTCGTGGCGCTCGGCAACGGGCTGGCGAAGCGCACGAGGGGCACGTCGGTCACGGTGAACACCGTCCTCGGCGGACCCACCTGGTCGGACGGGGTCGCGGCCGCCGTCACGTCGGTCGCCGCTGCCCAGGCAGCGCCCGTCGCGACGGTCCGGGACGCGATCATCGGGCAGAACACCACGAGCCTGCTCGGTCGCTTCATCGAGCCGTCGGAGATCGCCGACCTCGTCGTCTGGCTGGCCAGCCCGCGGGCATCGGCGACGACCGGAGCTGCCCTCCGTGCGGACGGGGGCGTGCTCACGACGATGTTGTGA
- a CDS encoding MarR family winged helix-turn-helix transcriptional regulator, with the protein MDFTDDELATWSSLATLLERLPAALDAQLQHDSGLTHFEYGVLFALDSAPDRALRLSTLAAYASCTLSRLSRAVTRLHRQGWVERVVDPTDGRFTLGVLTDTGHAQVLAATPGHRALVRRLVFDTIGEREAQHLGAAARAVAEAIGPAPVWAPGRPT; encoded by the coding sequence GTGGACTTCACCGACGACGAACTCGCGACCTGGTCATCACTCGCGACGCTGCTCGAGCGACTCCCCGCCGCACTCGACGCCCAGCTGCAACACGACAGCGGCCTGACGCACTTCGAGTACGGGGTCCTCTTCGCGCTCGACAGCGCTCCCGATCGCGCGCTCCGACTGAGCACCCTCGCGGCGTACGCCAGCTGCACGCTGTCACGCCTGTCGAGGGCGGTGACACGGTTGCACCGGCAGGGTTGGGTCGAACGGGTGGTCGACCCAACCGACGGCCGGTTCACCCTCGGCGTCCTCACCGACACCGGACACGCACAGGTCCTGGCAGCGACCCCCGGGCATCGCGCGCTGGTCAGGCGCCTCGTCTTCGACACCATCGGCGAGCGGGAGGCGCAGCACCTGGGTGCAGCCGCACGTGCCGTCGCCGAGGCGATCGGCCCGGCGCCCGTGTGGGCACCCGGACGACCCACCTGA
- a CDS encoding TrmH family RNA methyltransferase has protein sequence MTAAQPEPSHERTTNGVGPHPEPWPDDPRLDPELLADGDPRNVVDRFRYWSMEAIVADLDTRRHAFDVAIENWQHDLNIGSIVRSANAFLAGVVHIIGRRRWNKRGAMVTDRYQHVRYHPDVAAFLEAMHAEGRPVVAIDNTDGAERIETAAIPERCVFLFGQEGPGLTAEAVAGADAHLEITQYGSTRSINASAAAAIVMHSWIVQHAIAD, from the coding sequence GTGACCGCCGCCCAGCCCGAGCCCTCCCACGAGCGCACGACCAACGGCGTCGGCCCCCACCCCGAGCCGTGGCCCGACGACCCCCGGCTCGACCCGGAGCTCCTCGCGGACGGCGACCCCCGCAACGTCGTCGACCGCTTCCGGTATTGGTCGATGGAGGCGATCGTCGCCGACCTCGACACCCGCCGCCACGCGTTCGACGTCGCGATCGAGAACTGGCAGCACGACCTCAACATCGGGTCGATCGTGCGCAGCGCCAACGCGTTCCTCGCCGGCGTCGTGCACATCATCGGGCGCCGCCGCTGGAACAAGCGCGGCGCGATGGTCACCGACCGGTACCAGCACGTCCGGTACCACCCGGACGTCGCGGCGTTCCTCGAGGCCATGCACGCCGAGGGGCGGCCGGTCGTCGCGATCGACAACACCGACGGTGCCGAGCGCATCGAGACCGCGGCGATCCCGGAGCGCTGTGTGTTCCTCTTCGGCCAGGAGGGCCCGGGGCTGACCGCCGAGGCCGTGGCCGGGGCGGACGCACACCTCGAGATCACCCAGTACGGGTCGACGCGGAGCATCAATGCCTCGGCCGCCGCTGCGATCGTCATGCACAGCTGGATCGTGCAGCACGCGATCGCGGACTGA
- a CDS encoding TetR/AcrR family transcriptional regulator C-terminal domain-containing protein, which produces MLVDPLAHAATPRPAAAGAVSGAAGNASVGEAEVAPRRRRGRPNVLSREQVIDAATRIANEEGLDRLSFRALGAALGVAPMTVHRTIGGLDDLHAELVRRTVDEFASTFVWPSDWREVVRVFACTFRDLMTTHPLVLESHSQHAPLASTESDGVVRTVVSALQDAGLPDREAMYAFFVVYDFVVGHVGVLVGRGSSEAGRPERHALVGEILGSHSYDDRFTLGVEVLLAGIEARVAASRAS; this is translated from the coding sequence GTGCTCGTCGACCCCCTCGCCCACGCCGCCACCCCCCGACCCGCTGCTGCTGGTGCCGTCTCCGGTGCTGCCGGGAACGCGTCCGTCGGCGAGGCCGAGGTGGCGCCGCGGCGACGACGCGGTCGTCCGAACGTGCTCTCGCGCGAGCAGGTGATCGACGCCGCGACCCGGATCGCGAACGAGGAGGGGCTCGACCGGCTTTCCTTCCGCGCGCTCGGGGCGGCGCTCGGCGTGGCCCCGATGACCGTGCACCGGACGATCGGCGGTCTCGACGACCTGCACGCCGAGCTCGTCCGACGCACCGTCGACGAGTTCGCGTCGACGTTCGTGTGGCCGTCGGACTGGCGCGAGGTCGTCCGGGTCTTCGCCTGCACCTTCCGCGACCTCATGACGACGCACCCGCTCGTCCTCGAGTCGCACAGCCAGCACGCGCCGCTCGCCTCGACCGAGTCGGACGGCGTCGTCCGGACCGTCGTCTCGGCGCTCCAGGATGCCGGCTTGCCGGACCGCGAGGCGATGTACGCGTTCTTCGTGGTCTACGACTTCGTGGTCGGGCACGTCGGCGTCCTCGTCGGCCGGGGCTCGTCCGAGGCCGGCCGGCCGGAGCGGCACGCGCTCGTGGGGGAGATCCTCGGGTCGCACTCGTACGACGACCGCTTCACGCTCGGCGTCGAGGTGCTGCTCGCCGGCATCGAGGCGCGGGTCGCAGCGTCACGCGCGTCCTAG
- a CDS encoding HAD-IIA family hydrolase translates to MATRDEVECWLTDMDGVLVHENQALPGAPELIQQWLDEGTEFLVLTNNSIFTPRDLSARLRGSGLHVPEERIWTSALATADFCRSQMPGGSAFVIGEAGMTTALHEAGFIMTETAPDYVVVGETRNYSFEAITKAVRLIRDGARFIVTNPDATGPSAEGVLPATGAIAAMIEKATGKQPYVVGKPNPMMFRSAMNRIGAHSENTGMIGDRMDTDVQAGIEAGLHTVLVMTGISDQAEIEKYPFRPSEVISGVHELVRTEPFEVEM, encoded by the coding sequence ATGGCAACCCGCGACGAGGTCGAGTGCTGGCTGACGGACATGGACGGCGTGCTCGTCCACGAGAACCAGGCCCTGCCTGGGGCACCGGAGCTCATCCAGCAGTGGCTCGACGAGGGCACCGAGTTCCTCGTCCTGACGAACAACTCGATCTTCACGCCGCGCGACCTGAGCGCCCGGCTCCGCGGTTCGGGCCTGCACGTGCCCGAGGAGCGCATCTGGACGAGCGCGCTCGCGACCGCGGACTTCTGCCGGTCCCAGATGCCCGGCGGCTCCGCCTTCGTGATCGGCGAGGCCGGCATGACCACGGCACTGCACGAGGCCGGCTTCATCATGACCGAGACCGCCCCCGACTACGTGGTCGTCGGCGAGACACGGAACTACTCGTTCGAGGCGATCACCAAGGCCGTGCGGCTCATCCGCGACGGCGCGCGGTTCATCGTCACCAACCCCGACGCGACCGGCCCGAGCGCCGAGGGCGTCCTGCCGGCGACCGGTGCGATCGCCGCGATGATCGAGAAGGCCACCGGCAAGCAGCCGTACGTCGTCGGCAAGCCGAACCCGATGATGTTCCGCTCCGCGATGAACCGCATCGGGGCGCACTCCGAGAACACCGGCATGATCGGCGACCGCATGGACACGGACGTCCAGGCCGGCATCGAGGCCGGGCTCCACACCGTGCTCGTGATGACGGGCATCAGCGACCAGGCCGAGATCGAGAAGTACCCGTTCCGACCGAGCGAGGTCATCTCCGGCGTGCACGAGCTCGTGCGCACCGAGCCGTTCGAAGTCGAGATGTAG
- a CDS encoding methyltransferase domain-containing protein, translating into MRWDPDRYAAFADDRARPFHDLVAQVAWSAGDGREAPRRVVDLGCGPGTLTATLAARWPGAQVVGIDSSAEMLATAPSDVPGLAFELGAIEDWTPGATDDVVVTNAALQWVPSHVELLPRWFAAMPSGAWFAMQVPGNFDSPSHALMRSVAADGPWASVLDGVLRADPVLDPAGYLGLMLDAGLEARAWETTYAQLLSGDDPVLAWVRGTGLRPAVAALDAADPTGALTTAFTERYAALLRTAYPAGPHGTVYPFRRVFAVGRKR; encoded by the coding sequence GTGCGCTGGGACCCGGACCGCTACGCCGCCTTCGCGGACGACCGCGCACGCCCCTTCCACGACCTGGTCGCGCAGGTCGCGTGGTCGGCGGGCGACGGCCGGGAGGCACCGCGTCGCGTCGTCGACCTCGGTTGCGGCCCCGGGACCCTCACCGCCACCCTCGCGGCCCGCTGGCCGGGCGCGCAGGTGGTCGGGATCGACAGCTCCGCGGAGATGCTCGCCACGGCGCCGTCGGACGTCCCCGGGCTGGCGTTCGAGCTCGGCGCGATCGAGGACTGGACGCCGGGCGCGACGGACGACGTCGTCGTGACGAACGCCGCGCTCCAGTGGGTGCCGTCGCACGTCGAGCTCCTGCCGCGGTGGTTCGCCGCGATGCCGTCGGGCGCGTGGTTCGCGATGCAGGTGCCGGGCAACTTCGACTCCCCGTCGCACGCGCTCATGCGGTCGGTCGCGGCCGACGGACCGTGGGCGTCCGTGCTCGACGGCGTGCTGCGAGCCGATCCGGTACTCGACCCGGCGGGTTACCTCGGGCTCATGCTCGACGCCGGACTCGAGGCCCGGGCGTGGGAGACGACGTACGCGCAGCTGCTGTCCGGCGACGACCCGGTGCTCGCGTGGGTGCGGGGCACGGGGCTGCGGCCCGCCGTCGCCGCCCTCGACGCCGCGGACCCGACCGGTGCGCTGACGACCGCGTTCACCGAGCGGTACGCCGCCCTGCTGCGTACCGCGTACCCGGCCGGACCGCACGGCACGGTGTACCCGTTCCGTCGGGTGTTCGCGGTGGGCCGCAAGCGCTGA
- a CDS encoding CPBP family intramembrane glutamic endopeptidase: MTSAAPARRRRWPVPPSLLVGVAPLVVFAVVSAVRARPSDDYPSLGQTVDSVVRSLVVPEGIAVAAFAVVVTALGWWRIATVDLTRTPLRWTMIAPLGILLVCLVRLPLVDWGALPVRYFLLLTVGVLFVGVFEELMTRGVLLVGLRRRLPEFAVWAVSCVLFGLLHLLNILAGAGVGPTLLQVVFAASFGSTLYVARRLTGSLLAPVLLHAFWDFGSIGYSPTADPSDLSTLTVAGVIGLFSFGLLAFGIVAGGMVAWRDDRQRRTRRRWVGVPPMAAFVVRGDEPRLQSV, from the coding sequence GTGACGTCAGCAGCCCCTGCTCGCAGACGGCGCTGGCCGGTTCCCCCCTCGCTGCTGGTCGGCGTCGCGCCCCTCGTCGTGTTCGCCGTGGTGAGCGCGGTCCGGGCCCGCCCGAGCGACGACTACCCGAGTCTCGGGCAGACGGTCGACAGCGTCGTCCGCTCCCTCGTCGTGCCGGAGGGGATCGCGGTCGCGGCGTTCGCGGTCGTCGTCACCGCGCTCGGCTGGTGGCGGATCGCGACCGTCGACCTCACCCGGACGCCCCTGCGTTGGACGATGATCGCGCCGCTCGGGATCCTGCTCGTCTGCCTCGTGCGGCTGCCGCTGGTGGACTGGGGCGCGCTGCCCGTCCGGTACTTCCTGCTGCTCACGGTCGGGGTGCTGTTCGTCGGGGTCTTCGAGGAGCTGATGACCCGGGGCGTGCTGCTCGTCGGGCTGCGTCGACGTCTGCCCGAGTTCGCGGTGTGGGCGGTGTCGTGCGTGCTGTTCGGGCTGCTGCACCTGCTGAACATCCTCGCCGGAGCCGGTGTCGGGCCCACGCTCCTGCAGGTCGTGTTCGCGGCGTCGTTCGGCTCGACGCTGTACGTCGCGCGACGGCTGACCGGGTCGTTGCTCGCGCCCGTGCTGCTGCACGCGTTCTGGGACTTCGGGTCGATCGGTTACTCGCCCACGGCGGACCCGTCCGACCTCTCGACGCTGACGGTCGCCGGGGTGATCGGCCTGTTCTCGTTCGGCCTGCTCGCGTTCGGGATCGTCGCGGGCGGCATGGTGGCGTGGCGGGACGACCGCCAACGTCGTACACGGCGGCGGTGGGTCGGGGTGCCCCCGATGGCGGCGTTCGTCGTGCGCGGTGACGAGCCGCGCCTCCAGTCGGTCTGA